GGCCTCGGCGATGCCGATCACCGGCCCGCGCGCGAGCTCGCGCGCCGCATACAGGCCCGGATCGCCGAAACACGCGATCACGTACGCGTCGCAGCCGTCGCGCTCGCCCTGCGCGATCTCGGCGAGCAGCCCCGGCGTCGCGAGCGCCTCGTCGTAATACCCTTCGATCGACGGCGGCCCCATCGGCGGGCTCACGGCCACGATCTCCGTGCCGGCGGCCGCGACCTCGCGCGCGCAGCGGCCCATCGCGTCGGTCATCCGCTGCGTCGTATTCGGATTGATCAGTCGGATCTTCATCGCATGCTCCTTACGCCTTCGCGCTCGCGAGCAGCCGGTAGAACACGAAGCCGAGCCCCGCGCCGATGAACCACGAGAAATTCGCGAGGGCCTGCCAGCCCGGCACCATCACGCAGATCACCGCGATCACCGCGGCCGGCAGCAGCGCGGCGAGCGCGCGGCGGTTCACGCCGCCCGTGTACCAATAGGCGCCGCTTTCCGACATCGTGTACAGGTCGTCGCGCACGAGGCGGCCACGCTTGACGAGGTAGAAGTCGGCGATCAGCACGCCGTACAGCGGGCCGATGAACGCGCCGAGCACGTCGAGCGTGTAGTGGATCACGGCCGGGTTGTTGAACAGGTTCCACGGCGTGATGAAGATCGACGCGACGGCGGCGAGCATCCCGCCTGCGCGCCAGCTGATCAGGCGCGGCGCGACGTTCGAGAAATCGAACGCGGGCGACACGAAGTTCGCGACGATGTTGATGCCGATCGTCGCGATCGTGAACGTCAGCGCGCCGAGGATCACCGCGGTCGGATGGTCGATGCGGCCGACCGTCGCGACCGGGTCGGTGATCAGTTCGCCGAACACCGGCAGCGTCGCGGCGGTGGTGATCACCGTGACGAGCGAGAACGCGAGAAAGTTGACCGGCAGCCCCCAGAAATTGCCGCGCTTCACGTCGCCGAACGAGCGGCAGTAGCGTGAGAAATCGCCGAAGTTCAGCATCGGCCCGGAGAAGTACGACACGACGAGCGACACCGCGGTGATCATCACCGGGATCACTTCCGCGCCGTGATACTTGACGCCGCCGAGGTTGATGCCGATGTTGCGCCAGCCCGCCCGCCACACCATGTAACCGGCCAGAATGAACATCACGACATAGACGGCCGGGCCCGCGAAGTCGATGAACTTCTTGATCGTCTCCATGCCGTTCCAGAACACGAACGCCTGGAGCACCCACAGCAGCATGAAGCCGGCCCAGCCGACCGCCGACAGCCCGAGGAAGCCGTAGCGATGGACGTCCGCATACGGCAGCCATTGCGGGAAGAATTTCAGCACGACGATCACGAGCGCGCTCGACGCGAGATAAGTCTGGATGCCGTACCACGCGATCGCGATCAGCCCGCGGATCACGGCCGGCACGTTCGCGCCGAGCACGCCGAAGGTCGCGCGGCACGCGACCGGGTACGGCACGCCGATCTGCTGGCTCGGCCGCGCGATCAGGTTGCACAGCGCGTTCACGAGGCCGATACCGACGATCAGCGCGATCAGCACTTGCCAGCTCGTCAGCCCGAGCGCGAACAGACTGCCCGCGAACACGTAGCCGCCGACGCTGTGCACGTCCGACATCCAGAACGCGAAGATGTTGTACGAACCCCATGTCTGATTTTTAAGGGGTGCCAAATCTTCGTTGTACAGACGTTCGCTGTAACCATCCGGCAGTGCCGGACCGCCGCCCTCGCCGCCTTCTTCCGCCGGATAGGCGCTGTCGTGCGCCACACTGAACTGAGCCATGACTTCTCCTTGACGCGGCCGCCAGGCCGCTCCACC
This DNA window, taken from Burkholderia cenocepacia, encodes the following:
- a CDS encoding NCS1 family nucleobase:cation symporter-1, which encodes MAQFSVAHDSAYPAEEGGEGGGPALPDGYSERLYNEDLAPLKNQTWGSYNIFAFWMSDVHSVGGYVFAGSLFALGLTSWQVLIALIVGIGLVNALCNLIARPSQQIGVPYPVACRATFGVLGANVPAVIRGLIAIAWYGIQTYLASSALVIVVLKFFPQWLPYADVHRYGFLGLSAVGWAGFMLLWVLQAFVFWNGMETIKKFIDFAGPAVYVVMFILAGYMVWRAGWRNIGINLGGVKYHGAEVIPVMITAVSLVVSYFSGPMLNFGDFSRYCRSFGDVKRGNFWGLPVNFLAFSLVTVITTAATLPVFGELITDPVATVGRIDHPTAVILGALTFTIATIGINIVANFVSPAFDFSNVAPRLISWRAGGMLAAVASIFITPWNLFNNPAVIHYTLDVLGAFIGPLYGVLIADFYLVKRGRLVRDDLYTMSESGAYWYTGGVNRRALAALLPAAVIAVICVMVPGWQALANFSWFIGAGLGFVFYRLLASAKA